A window from Terriglobales bacterium encodes these proteins:
- a CDS encoding CsbD family protein, protein MDKDRIKGKMDEVAGRAKRQVGEWTGDAKTQGEGAAEEAKGKVQNAWGNVKDTVRDAKRDLERDVDKENRDIEDDRERDIA, encoded by the coding sequence ATGGACAAGGATCGTATTAAGGGAAAGATGGACGAAGTAGCCGGACGGGCAAAGCGCCAGGTTGGAGAGTGGACCGGCGATGCCAAAACACAAGGCGAAGGCGCCGCTGAGGAAGCGAAAGGCAAAGTGCAAAACGCCTGGGGCAATGTAAAAGACACAGTTCGTGACGCGAAGCGTGACCTCGAACGCGATGTAGACAAAGAGAATCGTGACATCGAGGACGATCGCGAACGCGACATTGCTTGA
- a CDS encoding lmo0937 family membrane protein produces the protein MLWTLFVILLVLWLIGVVSSYTLGGFIHLLLVLALVALVFQLLTGRRTAL, from the coding sequence ATGCTTTGGACCCTATTTGTCATCCTGCTCGTGCTCTGGTTAATCGGAGTTGTGAGCAGCTACACGCTCGGCGGATTTATTCATCTGCTGCTCGTCCTGGCTCTTGTAGCTCTGGTATTTCAGCTACTCACCGGACGACGCACAGCTCTGTAG
- the pheA gene encoding prephenate dehydratase, which yields MIIAIQGEAGSFSHEAALAMVPDCIVFPCSRSAEVFDRVLKKKAQAAVIPIENTLAGPVTEHFDLLLDHPLFIKREYPLRIRHNLIAAPGVKFAQIRRVLSHPVALDQCRRFFSDHPKVQQVPFYDTAGSVKHVVEKGEKDGAGIASRQAAVEYGAKVLKAGIEDNAKNFTRFLFISPGERWAQDADKISLAFSVPDQPGALFKALAVFALRDISLSKIESRPVKGHPWQYVFYADLKSGRTTASENALRHLREICPMVKVLGVYKAR from the coding sequence ATGATTATTGCGATCCAAGGTGAAGCTGGTTCTTTCAGTCACGAAGCTGCTCTAGCGATGGTGCCTGATTGCATAGTGTTCCCCTGCTCACGTTCGGCCGAAGTCTTCGACCGTGTACTCAAAAAGAAGGCCCAAGCCGCAGTGATCCCAATCGAGAACACGTTGGCGGGGCCTGTGACCGAGCACTTCGATCTGCTCCTCGACCACCCTCTCTTCATTAAGCGCGAGTACCCGCTCCGCATCCGGCACAATCTGATCGCAGCACCCGGGGTGAAGTTTGCGCAAATTCGCCGCGTGCTCTCCCACCCAGTTGCGCTGGACCAATGCCGGAGGTTCTTCAGCGATCATCCGAAAGTTCAGCAAGTCCCGTTTTATGACACTGCAGGAAGCGTGAAACACGTCGTTGAGAAAGGTGAGAAGGATGGCGCTGGGATCGCCAGCCGTCAGGCAGCCGTGGAGTACGGGGCCAAAGTCCTCAAAGCTGGAATTGAGGACAATGCAAAGAACTTCACCCGCTTTCTGTTCATTTCCCCTGGCGAGCGCTGGGCACAGGATGCAGACAAGATTTCCTTGGCATTTTCCGTGCCCGATCAGCCCGGCGCGCTCTTCAAGGCGCTTGCCGTCTTCGCCTTGCGAGACATCTCACTGAGCAAGATTGAATCCCGGCCGGTGAAGGGACATCCCTGGCAGTACGTCTTCTATGCAGATCTCAAGTCAGGACGAACGACGGCTTCGGAGAATGCGTTACGCCATCTGCGAGAGATATGTCCGATGGTGAAAGTGCTTGGAGTCTACAAGGCTCGTTGA
- the lon gene encoding endopeptidase La gives MAETTKATKNESISESTKGTQLPEGERTLPVLPVRDTVLFPHAVLPLTVGRESSVQLINQLGEEKSIVVVAQREARVDIPQPTDLYSIGTLATVHKVVKMPNQSLFVFTEGVERVHVRDYEQLTPFMRATVETISESKIDTGPEIEALQRNVLTLFQQIVTGSPTLSDELQTVAINIEEPGRLVDFIASSLPSLSTTDKQEILEITDVKLRLQKINKHLAKELEVQQLRNKIQTEVQDQVQQSQREYYLREQMKAIQKELGEQDETQRDTEDLKKKIEAAGMPEDVKKEALKELTRLGRMSPMAADYSLTRSYIEWLAVLPWSKSSGTDVDITKAKEILDEDHYDLQKVKDRILDYLSVRRLKPGMKGPILCFVGPPGVGKTSLGRSIARSLGRKFARISLGGMHDEAELRGHRRTYIGALPGQIIQNLRRAETNDPVFMMDEVDKLGRDFRGDPASALLEVLDPEQNFTFRDNYLDVPFDLSKVLFICTANMLDPIPEPLRDRMEIIELQGYIEDEKVHIAYRYLIPRQIEENGITAEQIEFPEEGVRYIIRHYTREAGVRNLERNIGTMCRKQARRIAEGKTDKLVVTKEIVQEFLGGIKVRVDTEIAERTKRPGVAVGLAWTPAGGDVLFIEANKMKGKGGFTMTGQLGQVMQESMQAALTWVRSNARQLGLDEEFLKELDIHIHVPAGAVPKDGPSAGVTMATALVSLLTAKQVHPLTAMTGEITLSGNVLPVGGIKEKVLAAKRAGVRDVILPSENRQNVEEDLTPEQLEGLKVHYVNSIDEALNIALPHDEAEIRHDAEEREHVLQSVS, from the coding sequence ATGGCAGAAACCACTAAGGCAACTAAGAACGAAAGCATTTCCGAGTCGACCAAAGGTACTCAACTGCCCGAGGGTGAACGCACGCTGCCGGTGCTTCCGGTACGCGACACAGTGCTTTTCCCTCACGCAGTATTGCCCTTGACGGTCGGCCGCGAAAGTTCGGTCCAGTTGATTAATCAGCTGGGCGAAGAAAAATCCATTGTCGTTGTGGCGCAGCGCGAGGCCCGCGTTGACATCCCACAACCGACAGACCTATACAGCATCGGCACTCTGGCGACGGTCCATAAAGTCGTGAAAATGCCGAACCAGAGCTTGTTTGTTTTCACAGAGGGCGTGGAGCGTGTTCACGTTCGCGATTACGAACAGCTCACACCATTCATGCGCGCCACGGTCGAGACGATTTCAGAAAGCAAGATTGACACTGGACCGGAGATCGAGGCGCTGCAACGCAACGTCTTGACGCTATTTCAGCAGATCGTTACCGGTTCGCCCACGCTCTCTGATGAGCTTCAGACTGTAGCTATCAACATTGAAGAACCGGGAAGGCTCGTGGATTTCATCGCGTCGTCACTGCCGTCCCTATCGACGACCGACAAGCAAGAGATCCTGGAGATCACCGACGTCAAGCTTCGGCTCCAGAAGATCAACAAACACCTCGCTAAGGAACTCGAGGTTCAGCAGCTGCGCAACAAGATTCAGACGGAGGTTCAGGACCAGGTGCAGCAGTCGCAACGCGAGTACTACTTGCGCGAACAGATGAAGGCCATCCAGAAAGAGCTGGGTGAGCAGGATGAAACTCAGCGCGACACCGAGGATCTGAAGAAGAAGATCGAAGCCGCCGGTATGCCTGAGGACGTGAAGAAGGAAGCTCTCAAGGAGCTGACGCGGCTCGGCCGTATGTCACCGATGGCCGCTGACTACTCACTTACTCGCAGCTACATCGAATGGCTTGCGGTTCTGCCGTGGAGCAAGTCGTCGGGGACTGATGTTGATATCACCAAGGCGAAGGAGATACTCGACGAAGATCACTACGACCTGCAGAAGGTGAAAGATCGCATTCTGGACTACCTGTCGGTTCGCAGACTAAAGCCGGGAATGAAGGGTCCGATCCTCTGCTTTGTTGGTCCTCCGGGCGTTGGCAAGACTTCGCTCGGGCGCAGTATTGCGCGCTCGCTGGGACGCAAGTTCGCTCGTATCTCACTCGGCGGCATGCATGACGAGGCTGAGCTTCGCGGACACCGCAGGACATACATTGGCGCGCTGCCGGGGCAGATCATTCAGAACCTGCGCCGAGCTGAAACCAACGATCCCGTCTTTATGATGGACGAAGTGGACAAGCTCGGGCGCGACTTCCGTGGTGACCCGGCGTCGGCCCTGCTCGAGGTTCTTGACCCGGAGCAGAATTTTACGTTCCGCGACAACTATCTGGACGTCCCATTCGATCTCTCGAAGGTGCTGTTCATATGCACGGCGAACATGCTCGATCCCATTCCGGAACCGCTGCGTGATCGCATGGAAATCATCGAGCTGCAGGGATATATCGAGGACGAAAAAGTCCATATCGCGTACCGCTATCTGATCCCGCGCCAGATCGAAGAAAACGGAATCACGGCAGAGCAGATCGAGTTTCCGGAAGAAGGCGTGCGCTACATCATCCGGCACTACACGCGCGAGGCTGGTGTTCGTAACCTCGAACGCAACATCGGGACCATGTGCCGCAAGCAGGCGCGTCGCATCGCCGAAGGCAAGACCGACAAGCTGGTTGTTACCAAAGAGATCGTTCAGGAATTCCTGGGCGGCATCAAGGTGCGGGTGGACACGGAAATCGCCGAACGCACCAAGCGTCCGGGTGTAGCCGTGGGACTTGCGTGGACTCCAGCAGGCGGCGACGTGCTGTTTATCGAGGCTAACAAGATGAAGGGCAAGGGCGGCTTCACCATGACCGGCCAGCTTGGCCAGGTGATGCAGGAGTCGATGCAGGCCGCGCTGACCTGGGTCCGCTCTAATGCGAGGCAGTTGGGTCTGGACGAAGAGTTCCTTAAGGAACTGGACATTCACATCCACGTGCCCGCAGGCGCGGTTCCCAAAGACGGACCTTCAGCAGGTGTAACCATGGCAACAGCCTTGGTTTCCCTTCTGACGGCTAAGCAAGTGCATCCCCTGACGGCCATGACTGGTGAAATCACTCTCAGCGGCAATGTACTACCTGTAGGCGGTATCAAGGAGAAGGTACTCGCGGCAAAGCGCGCAGGCGTTCGTGATGTAATTCTTCCGTCGGAGAATCGCCAGAACGTCGAAGAGGATTTGACGCCTGAACAGCTCGAAGGATTGAAGGTCCATTACGTGAACAGCATCGATGAGGCGCTCAACATCGCTCTACCACACGATGAGGCCGAGATTCGCCACGACGCCGAAGAGCGCGAGCACGTGCTCCAGAGCGTCAGCTAA
- a CDS encoding OsmC family protein: MLRTANAQWKAGLKDGKGTISTASGTLSNTQYSFGTRFESGKGTNPEELIAAAHAGCFSMALSAELGKASITPESIETKCTVTFEKTDAGFTITESHLDVKARIPGGNKAAFDKATIDAKAGCPISRVLNTKITLSASLES, translated from the coding sequence ATGCTAAGAACTGCCAACGCGCAGTGGAAGGCCGGACTCAAGGACGGCAAGGGTACGATTTCGACTGCCAGCGGAACGCTTTCGAACACGCAGTACTCGTTTGGCACGCGCTTCGAGAGCGGCAAGGGCACGAATCCCGAAGAGCTGATTGCGGCCGCTCATGCTGGATGTTTTTCGATGGCGCTCAGTGCAGAACTTGGCAAAGCCAGCATCACTCCTGAAAGCATCGAGACCAAGTGCACCGTAACCTTCGAAAAGACCGATGCCGGCTTCACCATCACCGAGAGTCATCTGGATGTGAAGGCCCGAATTCCCGGTGGCAACAAAGCTGCCTTCGACAAAGCTACTATCGATGCAAAGGCGGGATGCCCAATTTCCCGCGTCTTGAATACTAAAATTACGTTGTCGGCCAGCCTGGAGAGTTGA
- a CDS encoding glycosyltransferase, giving the protein MKITIFGLTISSSWGNGHATPYRAILKALHRQGHNVTFFEKDVPYYAKHRDFDECGYCHLNLYSDWDSVRSVALECSADSDAVICASFCPDGIRIVDEILDLPRPVKVFYDLDTPVTLASLERGETAYLRAGQIREFDLYLSFTGGRTIDELVSRWGARMAFPLYGCVDTETHVRVDVPAEYCCDFSYMGTYAADRQQKLETLFLEPARKLPASKFVLAGSLYPWQWQWPANVQRFEHVSPADHPALYSSSRLTLNITRSDMACWGYCPSGRFFEAAACGTPIITDWFEGLDHFFDCDRELLIGNTAEDVIAAINLPDSELATIAARARERTLREHTGERRAQELVSALEAASRSSMQRARSEVA; this is encoded by the coding sequence GTGAAGATCACGATCTTCGGGCTTACCATTTCCTCGTCCTGGGGCAACGGACACGCCACGCCATATCGCGCCATTCTTAAGGCCCTTCACCGCCAAGGACACAATGTCACGTTCTTCGAGAAAGATGTTCCCTACTACGCGAAACACCGCGACTTCGACGAGTGCGGTTACTGCCACCTAAATCTGTACTCGGATTGGGATAGCGTTCGCAGCGTGGCACTGGAGTGTTCCGCGGATTCGGATGCAGTGATCTGCGCAAGCTTCTGCCCTGACGGCATCCGGATCGTCGACGAAATCCTGGATCTCCCTCGGCCAGTGAAGGTCTTCTACGATCTTGACACTCCGGTCACGTTGGCATCGTTGGAACGAGGCGAGACGGCCTATCTTCGTGCTGGACAGATTCGGGAATTTGACTTGTATCTCTCATTTACTGGTGGCCGCACCATCGACGAACTTGTATCCCGTTGGGGAGCACGAATGGCCTTCCCCTTGTATGGATGCGTCGATACCGAAACGCACGTTCGGGTGGACGTTCCTGCCGAGTACTGCTGCGATTTCAGCTACATGGGAACCTATGCGGCCGATCGCCAGCAAAAGTTGGAAACGCTATTCCTGGAACCTGCGCGCAAGCTCCCAGCGAGTAAGTTCGTGTTGGCGGGTTCACTGTATCCGTGGCAGTGGCAGTGGCCTGCAAACGTCCAACGCTTCGAGCACGTGTCGCCGGCCGACCATCCGGCTCTGTATTCCTCGTCGCGGCTTACGCTCAACATAACGCGCAGCGACATGGCGTGCTGGGGATACTGTCCCTCCGGCCGCTTCTTCGAGGCTGCCGCCTGCGGCACGCCAATTATTACGGATTGGTTCGAAGGTCTCGATCATTTTTTCGACTGTGACCGGGAACTCCTGATCGGCAACACGGCTGAAGATGTAATCGCTGCCATCAATCTTCCCGATTCAGAACTCGCAACCATCGCTGCCCGCGCAAGAGAGCGTACCCTGCGCGAGCATACCGGGGAGCGGAGAGCGCAGGAACTCGTCTCTGCGCTGGAGGCCGCAAGCCGAAGCTCCATGCAGCGCGCAAGGAGTGAAGTCGCATGA
- a CDS encoding sugar phosphate nucleotidyltransferase, with product MMGIIPAAGIGQRIQPLGCSKELLPVGSRLVDGVERPKAVAEYLVERMIAAGAEQICMVISAEKTDLIRYFAERDYAAEIFYVLQQKPQGLCDALFRAQPFAIHHERILIGLPDTIWFPENGYRPALSMVNGPGDVGLLLFPVTNPSAFDAVISDEHGYVKEVEVKRSGPHSHWVWGAVTSTGEAFQNLKLLWESRHRQDEYLGHLLNAYIAAGNIVRATCAGEIYLDVGTLEGYHQALNFLRDQRSVHDENTRAA from the coding sequence ATGATGGGAATTATTCCCGCCGCAGGCATAGGACAACGCATTCAGCCTCTCGGTTGTTCGAAAGAGCTTCTTCCCGTGGGATCGCGCCTCGTGGACGGTGTGGAACGGCCGAAAGCCGTCGCTGAATATCTTGTCGAGCGCATGATTGCTGCGGGCGCGGAGCAGATATGCATGGTGATCTCGGCGGAGAAAACCGACCTCATCCGATACTTCGCAGAGCGGGACTATGCTGCCGAGATCTTCTATGTATTGCAGCAGAAGCCGCAGGGACTCTGTGACGCCTTATTCCGCGCTCAGCCATTCGCAATCCATCATGAGCGAATTCTGATCGGCCTTCCCGACACCATCTGGTTTCCTGAAAACGGATATAGACCCGCCCTCTCGATGGTCAACGGGCCCGGAGACGTTGGTCTGCTGCTCTTCCCAGTAACGAACCCGTCGGCGTTTGACGCAGTAATTTCCGATGAGCACGGATACGTGAAGGAAGTCGAAGTAAAACGCTCAGGGCCGCATTCCCACTGGGTGTGGGGCGCGGTGACCAGCACCGGCGAGGCATTCCAGAATCTCAAATTACTATGGGAATCGCGTCACCGGCAGGACGAATATCTAGGCCACCTGCTTAACGCATACATCGCTGCAGGAAATATTGTTCGTGCCACATGCGCCGGCGAGATCTACCTGGACGTGGGAACGCTGGAGGGATATCACCAAGCACTCAATTTCCTGCGAGACCAAAGGTCAGTGCATGACGAAAACACACGAGCAGCCTGA
- a CDS encoding PKD domain-containing protein, whose protein sequence is MRLRIGLFCVVFSVVQAFGSNPIAPTTTLSAETENNTSAAATFQAQSNGNVAPGNASKVATNSLLYNGSTTAVYAHFMPWFGVSYHMNVGYNSADPAQVKAQVTDMLSRGISGVIIDWYGPNAKQENASSLAMMQEAQSRNGAFQFAIMEDAGAIKNCANTAGCDITAALINDLNYITQTFISSPAYIRWNGNPVVFYFGVESYSIDWTRVRANTASNLKFIFQNTGGFTRTYSDGGFSWVQPGDVTATDPMSLSYMTNFYQTAQNYSTKLPVGASYKGFDDTLASWTANRHMQQQCGQTWLATFNKANSLWSTADQLAWFQLVTWNDYEEGTEIETGIDNCVGITASATGDALNWTITGDESTIDHYTAFISSDGTNLMSLGDFPAGTRTVNLASFAFDPGTYSIYVKAVGKPSILNHMSAAATYTTAAPTPQPPVAKLSLSPGSGTAPLTVTASTASSTDPQGSALSSSVDFGDGTAMAGPTASHTYANAGTYTVRATVSNAMGLSSQASGTVSVTAPAPPASVTIAQPANNSTVTSPIHVVANGTAPSGVDALQIYLDGTLVFQANASSFDTTVPTNPGTHRVVVKLWDKLGAAYMQVVNVTVATPLATSLTLSSSSITTGASVTGTVTATSGTMTSSQIDWGDGTSSAGPSASHVYSAAGSYTITSTATASVGPSSQASASVTVSAPAATLNVVQPANGATMHAPIHVVANGSAPSGVDAMQIYLDGALVYQANASSFDTTVPAAAGTHAVVVKLWDKLGLAYKKSVSVTVVPNLVTSLSLSSTSIAPGASVSATLAATSGTIATSMIQWGDGSTSAGPSATHTYAAAGTYAITGIASDVVGAAVPVTASVTVQAKAMVVMQSPTPNSSVSTSVHVQGYSSSPYGIVAMQVYLDRRLIYKNSLSQVDTFINVSVGTHRITLKAWDGSGAAYTQQAYVTAN, encoded by the coding sequence GTGCGCTTGCGCATTGGGCTGTTCTGCGTCGTTTTCTCGGTTGTTCAGGCATTTGGCAGCAACCCAATCGCCCCAACTACCACCTTGTCCGCCGAGACAGAAAATAACACCAGTGCCGCCGCTACATTTCAGGCTCAGAGCAACGGCAACGTTGCCCCTGGGAACGCAAGTAAGGTCGCGACCAATTCGCTGCTTTACAACGGATCGACTACAGCCGTTTACGCGCACTTCATGCCCTGGTTCGGTGTGAGCTACCACATGAATGTTGGATACAACTCGGCGGATCCCGCGCAGGTGAAGGCACAGGTCACAGATATGTTGAGCCGCGGCATCTCGGGCGTGATTATCGACTGGTACGGTCCAAATGCAAAACAGGAAAACGCAAGCAGCCTGGCAATGATGCAGGAAGCACAGTCTCGGAATGGTGCGTTCCAGTTCGCAATCATGGAAGACGCCGGAGCAATCAAGAACTGCGCGAACACCGCAGGTTGCGACATCACTGCAGCGCTGATCAACGACCTAAACTACATCACGCAGACGTTTATCAGCTCTCCCGCATACATTCGCTGGAATGGCAATCCTGTTGTGTTCTATTTCGGCGTGGAAAGCTACAGCATCGACTGGACGCGGGTTCGTGCCAACACAGCTTCCAACCTCAAGTTTATTTTTCAGAATACCGGTGGATTCACCCGAACCTATTCGGATGGCGGATTCTCGTGGGTACAGCCCGGCGACGTAACCGCTACCGATCCCATGAGCCTGAGCTACATGACGAACTTCTATCAGACCGCTCAGAACTACTCGACAAAATTGCCGGTAGGTGCGAGTTATAAAGGCTTTGACGACACGCTTGCATCGTGGACCGCGAACCGTCACATGCAGCAGCAGTGCGGACAAACGTGGCTCGCCACGTTCAACAAGGCAAATAGTTTGTGGTCAACCGCTGACCAGCTAGCGTGGTTCCAGCTTGTCACGTGGAACGACTATGAAGAAGGTACTGAGATTGAAACCGGTATCGATAACTGCGTCGGCATTACGGCTTCAGCGACTGGCGATGCACTGAATTGGACGATCACCGGTGACGAAAGCACGATAGACCATTACACGGCATTTATCAGCAGCGACGGTACGAATCTGATGTCACTTGGCGACTTCCCTGCCGGCACTCGCACGGTCAATCTAGCGTCGTTTGCATTTGATCCTGGCACGTATTCGATCTACGTAAAGGCGGTAGGCAAGCCATCGATTCTGAATCACATGTCGGCAGCAGCAACTTACACCACCGCCGCACCGACTCCGCAACCACCTGTAGCGAAACTTTCGCTCTCTCCCGGATCGGGAACAGCTCCGCTCACCGTCACAGCCTCTACCGCGTCGTCTACCGATCCGCAGGGCAGCGCGCTTAGCTCGAGCGTCGACTTCGGCGATGGCACTGCGATGGCCGGCCCAACCGCGTCGCACACCTACGCGAATGCAGGGACTTACACGGTGAGGGCAACGGTCTCAAATGCAATGGGATTGTCGTCGCAAGCTTCTGGCACTGTCTCTGTAACCGCGCCCGCGCCGCCGGCATCCGTCACAATCGCGCAGCCTGCAAACAACAGCACGGTGACAAGTCCCATTCACGTTGTCGCTAACGGCACAGCTCCAAGTGGTGTGGACGCGCTACAGATCTATCTCGACGGCACTCTGGTATTCCAGGCAAATGCTTCATCGTTTGACACGACTGTGCCCACAAATCCCGGAACCCATCGAGTGGTAGTGAAGCTCTGGGACAAGCTAGGTGCAGCCTACATGCAAGTGGTCAATGTTACGGTTGCAACACCGCTTGCCACCTCGCTAACGCTCAGCTCCTCTTCAATCACGACTGGAGCAAGCGTCACCGGCACCGTGACCGCAACTTCGGGAACGATGACAAGCTCGCAAATCGATTGGGGCGATGGTACGAGCTCGGCTGGCCCGAGCGCCTCACACGTTTACTCAGCGGCGGGGAGCTACACGATCACGTCTACCGCTACAGCAAGCGTCGGACCGTCGTCGCAGGCCTCCGCAAGCGTCACAGTAAGCGCTCCAGCCGCTACTTTGAACGTTGTGCAACCAGCCAACGGAGCAACTATGCATGCGCCTATTCACGTAGTCGCGAATGGCTCCGCGCCAAGCGGCGTGGATGCAATGCAGATTTATCTGGATGGCGCACTCGTCTATCAGGCAAATGCAAGCTCGTTCGACACGACTGTGCCCGCTGCGGCCGGAACTCATGCGGTTGTAGTGAAGCTCTGGGACAAACTCGGCCTCGCATATAAGAAATCCGTCAGCGTAACAGTGGTGCCGAACCTGGTGACATCGCTATCTTTGAGTTCGACATCGATTGCTCCGGGCGCAAGCGTTTCCGCTACGCTGGCGGCAACATCCGGTACAATCGCGACCTCAATGATTCAGTGGGGCGATGGCAGCACGTCCGCCGGCCCATCGGCTACGCATACCTACGCGGCCGCGGGAACTTATGCCATTACGGGAATCGCGTCTGATGTGGTAGGAGCGGCCGTACCTGTCACCGCCAGCGTCACCGTGCAGGCCAAGGCGATGGTAGTAATGCAGTCGCCAACACCCAACAGCAGCGTCTCGACGTCAGTACACGTGCAAGGCTACTCCAGCTCGCCGTATGGGATCGTCGCCATGCAGGTCTACCTCGATCGGAGACTAATCTACAAGAACTCTCTAAGTCAGGTGGACACCTTCATCAACGTCTCGGTGGGGACGCATCGCATCACGCTCAAAGCATGGGACGGCTCCGGCGCGGCTTACACGCAGCAAGCATATGTAACCGCGAATTAG
- a CDS encoding DUF5666 domain-containing protein: MKRAFLFVLISLMFVYLSGCGGSGNGPVQMTGTPMTLQTGDAVNDHIAKFELTISSIILTGASGTTDTANLLSGPAEVEFSHQAGAFEPLTLAHVPPGTYNGASVMVSNPEVVAIVGGVATKLTPTLSSTTVNVSFSPNVTVGTSPMFLNFDLDLANSVTINGTSATIAPKFNVSTSTVAPNQNNENDDDGEIEDVHGSVTSIAAPNFTIQTRTGPITFATDSTTRFQDGIAQLSDLKMGDIVEVAGITKSDGTKLATKVEREGDRNGVEVEGLISALDSPLSKITIVHQMDSTGSSNSPVTVDVSVNSSTVFSTRFDKLNITNAPIFDATHIGKGQRIEADASSSSAPLIASKVKLREQALVGTVAASPAPTSAGFTLNISSTSAFGTLSGATSVPVILANGATLETTPSAGASIRVRGLVFFNGTTYTMVAVRGDDNH; this comes from the coding sequence ATGAAGCGGGCATTTCTGTTTGTCCTCATCAGTCTAATGTTTGTATATCTGTCAGGCTGCGGCGGAAGTGGCAATGGTCCTGTCCAAATGACCGGCACACCCATGACGCTGCAGACTGGGGATGCGGTTAACGACCACATCGCCAAATTCGAACTGACGATCAGCTCGATTATCCTGACCGGCGCCAGCGGTACCACCGACACGGCGAATCTTCTCAGCGGACCGGCGGAGGTTGAATTCAGCCACCAAGCCGGGGCCTTCGAACCTCTTACGCTGGCCCATGTTCCGCCGGGAACATATAACGGCGCTAGCGTGATGGTTTCCAATCCGGAAGTAGTTGCGATCGTGGGCGGAGTCGCGACCAAGCTCACGCCAACACTCTCCTCGACGACCGTGAACGTTAGTTTCAGTCCCAACGTGACGGTCGGAACTTCGCCGATGTTCCTCAATTTCGATCTTGACCTGGCGAACTCGGTCACGATCAACGGAACCAGTGCAACGATTGCTCCCAAGTTCAACGTGAGCACGTCCACAGTTGCCCCGAATCAGAACAACGAGAATGACGACGACGGAGAGATCGAGGATGTTCACGGCAGCGTGACTTCCATCGCCGCTCCGAACTTCACGATCCAAACCAGAACGGGACCTATTACCTTTGCCACCGACTCAACCACCAGGTTCCAGGACGGCATCGCTCAACTCTCTGACCTGAAGATGGGAGATATCGTGGAGGTCGCCGGAATCACTAAGTCGGATGGAACAAAACTAGCGACTAAAGTTGAGCGGGAAGGCGATCGCAACGGCGTAGAGGTCGAAGGACTCATCTCTGCACTCGATAGCCCGTTGAGCAAGATCACCATCGTTCACCAGATGGATTCGACCGGTTCTTCGAATTCGCCAGTCACGGTCGATGTCAGTGTCAACTCGAGCACGGTGTTCAGCACTCGCTTTGACAAGCTCAACATCACGAACGCGCCGATCTTTGACGCAACCCACATCGGGAAAGGCCAGCGCATTGAAGCCGATGCCAGCAGCTCTTCCGCTCCGTTGATTGCTTCCAAGGTGAAACTGCGCGAACAAGCCTTGGTTGGCACAGTTGCTGCTTCGCCAGCGCCGACGTCCGCAGGCTTCACGCTCAACATCAGCTCCACGTCCGCTTTTGGTACGTTGAGTGGCGCGACAAGTGTGCCGGTGATCCTGGCTAACGGCGCAACCCTGGAAACCACGCCTAGCGCTGGCGCCTCCATCCGTGTGCGCGGACTCGTGTTCTTCAACGGGACGACTTACACGATGGTCGCAGTACGCGGCGACGACAACCACTAA
- a CDS encoding MarR family winged helix-turn-helix transcriptional regulator has protein sequence MSSTSHSRVDVLLRLARILAEVNRRMDGRLGAFHGLSFVDLAVLTEVEQSPSGVIRRVDLAERLGLTQSAVTRILIPLEKIGLVKRRRDPNDARVGFTSITATGKKVLEDARATAEELAKDLLQPDDLKRMQAALPDLRLGSSRMGWKKL, from the coding sequence ATGTCAAGTACATCTCATTCACGTGTTGATGTGCTGTTACGGCTCGCCCGAATCCTGGCCGAGGTGAACCGCCGCATGGACGGCCGTCTGGGCGCTTTTCACGGGCTCAGCTTCGTGGATCTGGCAGTGCTCACTGAAGTTGAGCAGAGCCCGTCGGGAGTCATTCGCCGAGTTGATCTTGCGGAGAGGCTGGGGCTTACTCAGTCGGCGGTAACCAGAATCCTGATTCCACTGGAAAAGATCGGTTTGGTGAAGCGCCGCCGAGACCCCAATGACGCGCGCGTCGGCTTCACGTCGATTACCGCCACTGGAAAGAAAGTTCTGGAAGACGCAAGGGCAACCGCCGAAGAACTCGCGAAAGACTTGCTTCAGCCCGACGACCTCAAGCGAATGCAGGCTGCCTTGCCCGATCTCCGTCTCGGCAGTTCACGAATGGGTTGGAAGAAGCTGTAG